One Streptomyces lincolnensis genomic region harbors:
- a CDS encoding ABC transporter ATP-binding protein, producing MTGAALADPREGTPDSPSDVLVPPEAPAVKAPGLGDLLAPVRGRLTAAVAAQAFAAVCSMIPFIAVAELARALLASGGPDEGRAWAAAWTAVAALVARLVLYATAGVLTHHADADLQLGLRRRIARHLGRLPLGWFTENSSGEVKKAAGDNISTLHHLVAHTALEVTAAIVAPLTALVYLLTVDWRLTLVALLPLLLGGYFFKQAMSGGEEVTARFFGAMGGVNAAVVELVHGITVIKAYGRTSRAHRAYDAAADSFTVFFRDWIMSTTRASTSAALALSGPAALLVATATGTLFVTQGWADALDLVPFVLLGPALTGSVMGLAQSGHAVQGGLQSAREIHALLAAPALPEASEPTPPGPEGRVELAGVGFSYDGATDVLSGIDLTLRPGTVTALVGASGSGKSTLARLVPRFWDTTAGTVRIGGTDVRDIAPADLYRQVSFVFQEPHLLRTSVRDNIRLGSPEADDTAVERAARAAHIHERITALPRGYDSVVGEDAMLSGGEAQRLSVARALLADAPVLVLDEATSFADPESEAAVQRALSTLVAGRTLLVIAHRLATVRDADHIVVLDGGRIAEQGTHTELLALDGHYARMWALQQKGTAR from the coding sequence ATGACCGGCGCGGCCCTCGCGGACCCGCGAGAGGGCACCCCCGACAGCCCCTCCGACGTCCTTGTCCCACCCGAGGCCCCCGCCGTGAAGGCGCCGGGGCTCGGCGATCTCCTCGCCCCCGTACGGGGGCGGCTCACAGCCGCGGTGGCGGCCCAGGCGTTCGCCGCGGTCTGCTCGATGATCCCGTTCATCGCCGTGGCCGAACTGGCCCGCGCCCTGCTCGCGTCCGGCGGCCCGGACGAGGGCCGTGCCTGGGCCGCCGCCTGGACCGCGGTGGCCGCCCTGGTAGCCCGGCTCGTGCTGTACGCGACGGCCGGCGTCCTCACCCACCACGCCGACGCCGACCTCCAGCTCGGGCTGCGCCGCCGTATCGCCCGGCACCTGGGGCGGCTGCCGCTGGGCTGGTTCACCGAGAACAGCTCGGGCGAGGTGAAGAAGGCGGCGGGCGACAACATCTCCACGCTGCACCACCTGGTCGCGCACACAGCGCTGGAGGTCACCGCCGCGATCGTGGCACCGCTGACCGCACTGGTCTACCTGCTGACCGTGGACTGGCGGCTCACCCTCGTCGCGCTGCTCCCGCTCCTGCTCGGCGGCTACTTCTTCAAGCAGGCCATGTCCGGGGGCGAGGAGGTGACGGCACGGTTCTTCGGTGCGATGGGCGGCGTCAACGCGGCCGTCGTCGAACTCGTCCACGGCATCACGGTGATCAAGGCGTACGGACGCACCTCCCGCGCCCATCGCGCCTACGACGCCGCCGCCGACAGCTTCACCGTCTTCTTCCGCGACTGGATCATGAGTACGACACGGGCCAGCACGTCGGCCGCGCTCGCCCTCTCCGGACCGGCCGCCCTGCTCGTCGCCACCGCCACCGGCACCCTGTTCGTCACGCAGGGCTGGGCCGACGCGCTCGACCTCGTGCCGTTCGTGCTGCTGGGACCGGCCCTGACCGGCTCGGTCATGGGGCTCGCCCAGTCCGGGCACGCCGTCCAGGGCGGCCTCCAGAGCGCCCGGGAGATCCACGCCCTGTTGGCCGCCCCCGCCCTGCCCGAGGCATCCGAGCCGACACCGCCGGGCCCGGAAGGCCGGGTCGAACTGGCCGGGGTCGGCTTCAGCTACGACGGCGCCACGGACGTCCTCAGTGGCATCGACCTGACCCTGCGCCCCGGCACCGTCACCGCCCTGGTCGGCGCCTCCGGGTCGGGCAAGTCCACCCTCGCCCGGCTCGTGCCCCGCTTCTGGGACACCACCGCCGGCACGGTACGGATCGGCGGCACGGACGTCCGGGACATCGCCCCGGCCGACCTGTACCGCCAGGTGTCGTTCGTCTTCCAGGAACCCCACCTGCTGCGCACCAGCGTCCGTGACAACATCCGGCTCGGCAGTCCCGAGGCCGACGACACGGCCGTGGAACGGGCCGCGCGCGCCGCGCACATCCACGAGCGGATCACCGCCCTGCCGCGCGGCTACGACTCGGTGGTCGGCGAGGACGCGATGCTCTCCGGCGGCGAGGCCCAACGCCTCTCCGTGGCCCGGGCGTTGCTCGCCGACGCGCCCGTCCTCGTCCTCGACGAGGCGACCTCCTTCGCCGACCCGGAGTCCGAGGCCGCCGTCCAGCGGGCCCTGTCCACCCTCGTGGCGGGCCGCACCCTGCTGGTCATCGCCCACCGGCTCGCGACCGTGCGGGACGCCGACCACATCGTCGTCCTCGACGGCGGACGCATCGCCGAACAGGGCACCCACACCGAACTGCTGGCCCTGGACGGCCACTACGCACGCATGTGGGCCCTCCAGCAGAAGGGAACCGCGCGATGA